From a single Anas acuta chromosome 16, bAnaAcu1.1, whole genome shotgun sequence genomic region:
- the FKBP1A gene encoding peptidyl-prolyl cis-trans isomerase FKBP1A has product MAAVAAAAQPRAPPSSGCGRCGCATSGTGGSTGTGMGVHVETIAPGDGRTFPKRGQTCVVHYTGMLEDGKKFDSSRDRNKPFKFVMGKQEVIRGWEEGVAQMSVGQRAKMTISPDYAYGSTGHPGIIPPNATLIFDVELMKLE; this is encoded by the exons ATGGCGGCTGTGGCGGCGGCTGCGCAGCCCCGGGCCCCTCCTTCCTCGGGCTGCGGCCGCTGCGGGTGCGCGACGAGCGGCACCGGCGgcagcaccggcaccgggaTGGGTGTGCACGTGGAGACCATCGCCCCCGGCGACG GGCGGACATTCCCTAAACGCGGCCAGACCTGCGTGGTGCATTACACGG gtATGCTGGAGGACGGGAAGAAGTTCGATTCCTCCCGCGACAGGAACAAACCCTTCAAGTTCGTGATGGGCAAGCAGGAGGTGATCCggggctgggaggaaggagtCGCCCAG ATGAGCGTTGGTCAGCGGGCGAAGATGACCATCTCCCCAGATTACGCCTACGGCTCTACCGGCCACCCGGGGATCATCCCACCCAACGCCACTCTAATTTTCGACGTGGAGCTCATGAAATTGGAATGA